In Pedobacter sp. W3I1, one DNA window encodes the following:
- the nusG gene encoding transcription termination/antitermination protein NusG, whose translation MSDLKWYVVRAVSGKEKKVKQYIDAEISRLGFSHLVPQVLIPMEKYYQMKDGKKIAKERNFYPGYVLIEATLDGELEHIIKGINSVIGFLGDKAGNPIPMRQAEVNRILGVVDEMSEQGETMNVPYYVGEGIKVMDGPFNGFSGIIEEVNEEKKKLKVMVKIFGRKTPLELNYMQVEKE comes from the coding sequence ATGAGCGATCTAAAGTGGTACGTTGTAAGGGCTGTTAGCGGTAAAGAAAAGAAAGTAAAACAGTACATTGATGCTGAGATCAGCCGTTTAGGTTTCTCTCATTTGGTTCCTCAGGTTTTAATACCAATGGAAAAATATTACCAAATGAAAGATGGTAAAAAAATTGCCAAAGAACGTAACTTCTATCCTGGTTATGTTTTAATCGAAGCTACATTAGATGGAGAGTTAGAGCACATCATTAAAGGAATTAACAGTGTTATTGGTTTCTTGGGTGATAAAGCGGGCAATCCAATCCCAATGCGCCAGGCAGAAGTTAACCGTATTTTAGGTGTGGTTGATGAAATGAGCGAGCAAGGCGAAACCATGAATGTGCCTTACTATGTTGGCGAAGGCATTAAAGTTATGGACGGACCTTTCAATGGTTTCTCAGGTATTATCGAAGAGGTAAACGAAGAGAAGAAAAAACTGAAAGTAATGGTTAAGATTTTCGGACGTAAAACGCCACTTGAACTTAACTACATGCAAGTAGAAAAAGAGTAA
- the secE gene encoding preprotein translocase subunit SecE yields MAKVVEFIKESYDEMTNKVTWPTWGELQSSAILVLVASLIIALVIFAMDKGSTFVLDTFYKSLSN; encoded by the coding sequence ATGGCTAAAGTAGTTGAGTTTATAAAAGAATCATACGATGAAATGACCAATAAGGTTACATGGCCTACTTGGGGCGAACTGCAAAGTTCTGCGATTCTTGTATTAGTGGCTTCTTTAATTATTGCATTGGTTATTTTTGCAATGGATAAAGGATCGACATTTGTGTTAGATACTTTTTATAAATCACTTTCTAATTAA
- the tuf gene encoding elongation factor Tu, with translation MAKEKFDRSKPHLNIGTIGHVDHGKTTLTAAITKVLADAGLSEARSFDSIDSAPEEKERGITINTAHVEYSTANRHYAHVDCPGHADYVKNMVTGAAQMDGAIIVVAATDGPMPQTREHILLARQVGVPSLVVFMNKVDMVDDPELLELVEMEVRELLSFYDFPGDDIPVIQGSALGGLNGDPKWVGKIMELMDAVDSYIPIPPRLTELPFLMPVEDVFSITGRGTVATGRIERGVINSGDPVEILGMGAENLKSTVTGVEMFRKILDYGEAGDNVGLLLRGIEKTDIRRGMVICKPGSVTPHTDFKAEIYVLSKAEGGRHTPFFNKYRPQFYFRTTDVTGEISLAEGTEMVMPGDNVTISVKLINAIAMEKGLRFAIREGGRTVGAGQVTEIVK, from the coding sequence ATGGCAAAAGAAAAATTTGACCGTAGTAAACCGCACTTAAACATCGGTACAATCGGTCACGTCGATCACGGTAAAACAACTTTAACAGCAGCTATTACAAAAGTTTTAGCTGATGCAGGTTTATCTGAGGCACGTTCATTCGATTCAATTGACTCAGCTCCTGAGGAAAAAGAAAGAGGTATTACAATTAATACTGCGCACGTTGAGTATTCAACTGCAAACCGTCACTACGCACACGTAGATTGTCCAGGTCACGCGGATTATGTTAAAAACATGGTTACAGGTGCGGCTCAAATGGATGGTGCTATTATCGTTGTTGCTGCTACTGATGGTCCAATGCCACAAACTCGTGAGCACATCTTGTTAGCTCGTCAGGTTGGTGTACCTTCATTGGTTGTATTCATGAACAAAGTGGATATGGTTGATGATCCTGAATTATTAGAATTAGTAGAAATGGAAGTTCGTGAACTATTATCGTTCTACGATTTCCCTGGTGATGATATTCCTGTTATTCAAGGTTCTGCTTTAGGTGGTTTGAATGGCGATCCAAAATGGGTTGGAAAAATTATGGAGTTAATGGATGCTGTAGATAGCTACATTCCAATTCCTCCACGTTTAACTGAACTTCCATTCTTAATGCCTGTTGAAGATGTATTCTCGATCACTGGTCGTGGTACTGTAGCAACTGGTCGTATTGAGCGTGGTGTAATCAACTCTGGAGATCCGGTTGAAATCTTAGGTATGGGTGCTGAGAACTTAAAATCTACAGTAACTGGTGTTGAGATGTTCCGTAAGATCTTAGATTATGGTGAAGCTGGTGATAACGTAGGTTTATTGTTACGTGGTATTGAGAAAACTGATATCCGTCGTGGTATGGTAATCTGTAAACCAGGTTCAGTAACTCCTCACACTGATTTCAAAGCTGAGATCTATGTATTATCAAAAGCAGAAGGTGGTCGTCACACTCCATTCTTCAACAAATACCGTCCACAGTTCTATTTCCGTACTACAGATGTTACTGGTGAAATTTCACTAGCTGAAGGTACTGAGATGGTAATGCCAGGTGATAACGTTACAATTTCTGTGAAATTGATCAACGCAATCGCAATGGAAAAAGGTCTACGTTTCGCAATCCGTGAGGGTGGTAGAACAGTAGGTGCTGGTCAGGTAACTGAGATTGTAAAATAA
- the hpf gene encoding ribosome hibernation-promoting factor, HPF/YfiA family, producing the protein MKIGVQSIHFSADSKLLDFIQKKANKLDQFFDQIISGEVYLKLENVEDEANKISEIKLIVPGGTLFAKEQCKSFEEATDLAIESLRKQITKHKDKTRAKLSEHKAILSESEAADY; encoded by the coding sequence ATGAAAATCGGAGTTCAATCAATCCACTTCAGTGCAGACAGTAAGTTGTTAGATTTTATACAGAAGAAAGCAAACAAGCTAGATCAGTTTTTCGACCAGATCATTAGCGGAGAAGTGTATTTAAAGTTAGAGAACGTAGAGGATGAAGCTAATAAAATTAGTGAGATAAAACTCATTGTGCCGGGAGGTACCCTCTTCGCTAAAGAACAATGTAAATCATTTGAAGAAGCCACAGATCTGGCCATTGAATCATTAAGAAAGCAGATTACGAAACATAAAGATAAAACACGCGCAAAATTAAGTGAGCATAAGGCTATTTTAAGCGAAAGCGAAGCCGCTGACTACTAA